From Methanosarcina lacustris Z-7289, one genomic window encodes:
- a CDS encoding Holliday junction resolvase-like protein: MDDWMISTLILFLALLIVYLLVKYIKLKGRVESRARDLYEAWQSREMERQVSEKADILFRTWKIDEEKKIRQDAVKKSEAVIRGKVTEHLIPYFPEFEYNPKDARFLGTPVDFIIFDGLSEGEMNKVVFVEVKSGKTGALSPREKLVRECINRGKVSYEIIHNKE; this comes from the coding sequence GTGGACGACTGGATGATTTCAACCCTTATCCTTTTTCTTGCTCTGCTTATAGTGTATCTGCTAGTCAAATACATTAAATTAAAAGGCAGGGTAGAATCCCGTGCAAGAGACCTGTACGAAGCCTGGCAGAGCAGGGAGATGGAACGCCAGGTTTCCGAAAAAGCTGACATTCTCTTCAGGACCTGGAAAATTGACGAGGAGAAAAAAATCCGCCAGGACGCCGTAAAGAAAAGCGAAGCCGTAATCCGCGGCAAGGTCACAGAACACCTGATCCCTTATTTCCCTGAATTCGAATACAACCCCAAAGATGCAAGATTCCTCGGCACCCCTGTGGACTTCATTATCTTTGACGGCCTTTCCGAAGGAGAAATGAATAAAGTGGTCTTTGTTGAGGTCAAGTCCGGTAAAACCGGCGCCCTTTCCCCGAGAGAAAAGCTTGTAAGGGAATGCATCAACAGAGGAAAGGTGAGCTACGAGATCATTCACAACAAAGAATAA
- a CDS encoding tetratricopeptide repeat protein gives MSRQAEDLLNRNLKDISSLIEDKKYKKALEKLDKAENLAGKAKRQDLLCRVLLQKGEVLFSMHKPDEGQNLYDKALDIFRASDLNEDEDSVLQSTLSNTFRELARHFKMAESVENAENCYMNEIKVYEILLEKNPEDDEPKMEIARAFAAIGDLYVYFEPEDMDPETKRQYYEKILDVREKAFELLDDSETYIYALAHALGKLVDFYIIQQDYESAIQLQERVVEVMEELIDLLANWKDLKAKSNAYDKLGSLYAEVGKEELAEEQYSEALEYYVMIFDDEIWPLSVKMRLAAEVMERGKTLLLSKKYDSAKESMDLAFDFLGGVDKEELKDSVKEAIDLAYVLLGERDEEGSEDSGYLAEMAGISTEYAKTLSDLNRNEDAEKFTAKSEKIFRQLAEEGNKDS, from the coding sequence ATGTCCAGACAAGCCGAAGATTTGTTAAATAGGAATTTAAAGGATATTTCGTCTCTGATTGAAGATAAAAAGTACAAAAAAGCCCTTGAAAAACTTGACAAGGCTGAAAACCTTGCGGGAAAAGCAAAGAGGCAGGATCTTTTATGCCGTGTCTTGCTACAAAAGGGAGAGGTCCTGTTTTCCATGCATAAACCGGATGAGGGCCAGAACCTGTATGATAAAGCCCTGGATATTTTCAGGGCTTCCGATTTAAACGAGGATGAGGATTCGGTTCTTCAATCCACCCTTTCGAATACCTTCCGTGAGCTCGCAAGACATTTTAAAATGGCAGAAAGTGTCGAAAATGCAGAAAACTGTTACATGAATGAAATAAAGGTCTACGAGATTCTTCTGGAGAAAAATCCAGAAGATGATGAACCCAAAATGGAAATTGCCAGAGCTTTCGCTGCCATCGGGGATCTATATGTGTATTTTGAGCCAGAGGATATGGATCCCGAAACTAAAAGGCAGTATTACGAAAAAATCCTGGATGTAAGGGAAAAAGCATTTGAGCTGCTTGATGATAGTGAGACCTATATATATGCCCTGGCCCATGCCCTTGGAAAACTTGTTGATTTTTATATAATTCAGCAGGACTATGAATCCGCGATTCAACTTCAGGAACGTGTCGTTGAGGTTATGGAGGAACTTATTGATCTTCTGGCAAACTGGAAGGATTTGAAAGCCAAAAGCAATGCCTATGATAAACTGGGCTCCCTTTATGCAGAAGTAGGAAAAGAGGAGCTTGCAGAGGAGCAATATTCGGAAGCCCTTGAATATTATGTAATGATTTTTGATGATGAAATCTGGCCCCTTTCTGTTAAAATGAGGCTGGCTGCCGAAGTTATGGAACGTGGAAAGACCCTCCTCCTTTCTAAGAAATACGACAGTGCAAAAGAATCCATGGATCTTGCCTTCGATTTCCTTGGAGGAGTAGACAAAGAAGAGCTGAAAGACAGTGTAAAAGAAGCCATAGATCTGGCCTATGTTCTCCTTGGAGAAAGAGATGAAGAAGGGTCGGAAGACTCCGGCTATCTGGCAGAAATGGCTGGAATCTC